The following coding sequences lie in one Kitasatospora azatica KCTC 9699 genomic window:
- a CDS encoding TetR family transcriptional regulator: MEREQSSAEQDARTVADHGPGSRRAAAQRQQMRQDLAAAAMDLFATQGYEETTVDQIAAAAGVARRTFFRYFRSKEEAIFPDHDDTLVRVADLLASAEPDEHPLDVVCRGIKEVLRMYASTPAVSVARYQLIRQVPALREREIAVVARYERLFTRYLLGRFDASDTIPATWQHGGDDDSMLAEVSAAAVVAAHNHVLRRWLRAGGHGDVEAQLEHSFEVIRGTFWATPPSGVRRRGTVVTPSASGDAATALELGAASALSATPGGEVLITVARTDAPLDVVLDSIKAAFNR, from the coding sequence ATGGAGCGCGAACAGTCATCCGCCGAGCAGGACGCCCGTACGGTCGCCGACCACGGCCCCGGCAGCCGCCGGGCGGCCGCCCAGCGCCAGCAGATGCGTCAGGACCTGGCGGCGGCCGCGATGGACCTGTTCGCCACCCAGGGCTACGAGGAGACGACGGTCGATCAGATCGCCGCCGCCGCCGGGGTGGCCCGGCGCACCTTCTTCCGGTACTTCCGGTCCAAGGAGGAGGCGATCTTCCCGGACCACGACGACACCCTGGTCCGGGTGGCCGACCTGCTGGCCAGCGCCGAGCCCGACGAGCACCCGCTGGACGTGGTCTGCCGCGGCATCAAGGAGGTGCTGCGGATGTACGCCTCCACGCCCGCGGTCTCGGTGGCCCGCTACCAGTTGATCCGTCAGGTCCCGGCGCTGCGCGAGCGGGAGATCGCGGTCGTGGCCCGCTACGAGCGGCTCTTCACCCGCTACCTGCTCGGGCGCTTCGACGCCTCCGACACCATTCCGGCCACCTGGCAGCACGGCGGTGACGACGACTCGATGCTCGCCGAGGTCTCGGCGGCCGCGGTGGTCGCGGCCCACAACCACGTGCTGCGGCGCTGGCTGCGGGCCGGCGGGCACGGGGACGTGGAAGCCCAGCTGGAACACTCCTTCGAGGTGATCCGGGGCACCTTCTGGGCCACCCCGCCGAGCGGGGTGCGACGCCGTGGCACGGTTGTGACACCCAGTGCCAGTGGGGATGCCGCGACGGCCTTGGAGCTCGGTGCCGCCAGCGCACTGAGTGCCACCCCGGGCGGTGAGGTACTCATCACAGTGGCCAGAACGGACGCTCCGCTGGACGTGGTGCTGGACAGCATCAAGGCCGCGTTCAATCGTTGA
- a CDS encoding 3-hydroxyacyl-CoA dehydrogenase family protein, producing the protein MQAPEPTTATTIRPFPTVAVVGLGTMGAGIAVAIARSGRRVIGIEADGAAAGRALARIEEATAHAVERERLTAEERTALLALITVGDQLDAAAGADLVIEEIPEQLELKRELFAALDRICPPETVLATGTTSLSVTRIAAATARPERVLGLHFFNPVHAMKLVEVVRSVLTDPQVADQAAEFARELGKEPVAAGDRAGFVVNGLLFAYLNQAAAMYESRYATREDIDAAMRLGCGLPMGPLALLDLIGLDTARTVLEAMYEQSKDRLHAPAPILGQLVNAGLLGRKTGRGFYSYEAPGSSKVVAGAGAAAAARVAGRTVASVGVCGSGTMATGIAEVFAKAGYPVTLVARSQEKADKAKAQLTRSLDRSVAKGRLSAEQRDATLDLVTPSGQLADLSGADLVLEAVAEDLAVKRELFAALDKICKPGAVLATTTSSLPVISCATATSRPQDVIGMHFFNPAPAMKLVEVVSTVLTAPEVTSTVLELCGKVRKHAVECGDRAGFIVNALLFPYLNDAVRMLEEHYATVDDIDTAMKLGCGYPMGPFELLDVVGLDVSLTIERVLHQEFREPGLAAAPLLEHLVAAGCLGRKTGRGFRDHARR; encoded by the coding sequence ATGCAGGCTCCCGAACCCACCACCGCCACCACCATCCGCCCGTTCCCCACCGTCGCCGTGGTCGGCCTCGGCACCATGGGCGCCGGGATCGCCGTCGCGATCGCCCGCAGCGGCCGCCGGGTGATCGGCATCGAGGCCGACGGCGCCGCCGCAGGGCGCGCCCTGGCCCGGATCGAGGAGGCCACCGCGCACGCCGTGGAGCGCGAGCGGCTGACCGCCGAGGAGCGCACCGCGCTGCTCGCGCTGATCACCGTCGGCGACCAGCTGGACGCCGCCGCCGGCGCCGACCTGGTGATCGAGGAGATCCCCGAGCAGCTGGAGCTCAAGCGCGAACTCTTCGCCGCGCTGGACCGGATCTGCCCGCCGGAGACGGTGCTGGCCACCGGCACCACCTCGCTCTCGGTGACCCGGATCGCCGCCGCCACCGCCCGCCCGGAGCGGGTGCTCGGCCTGCACTTCTTCAACCCGGTGCACGCGATGAAGCTGGTCGAGGTGGTCCGCAGCGTGCTGACGGATCCTCAGGTCGCCGATCAGGCCGCCGAGTTCGCCCGCGAGCTGGGCAAGGAGCCGGTGGCCGCCGGTGACCGGGCCGGCTTCGTGGTCAACGGCCTGCTCTTCGCGTACCTCAACCAGGCCGCCGCGATGTACGAGTCGCGCTACGCCACCCGCGAGGACATCGACGCGGCGATGCGGCTGGGCTGCGGCCTGCCGATGGGCCCGCTGGCGCTGCTCGACCTGATCGGTCTGGACACCGCCCGCACCGTGCTGGAGGCGATGTACGAGCAGTCCAAGGACCGGCTGCACGCCCCGGCCCCGATCCTCGGCCAGCTGGTCAACGCCGGCCTGCTGGGCCGCAAGACCGGCCGCGGCTTCTACAGCTACGAGGCGCCCGGCTCCTCCAAGGTGGTCGCCGGGGCCGGCGCCGCCGCGGCCGCCCGGGTGGCCGGACGCACGGTCGCGAGCGTCGGCGTCTGCGGCTCGGGCACCATGGCCACCGGCATCGCCGAGGTCTTCGCCAAGGCCGGCTACCCGGTGACCCTGGTCGCCCGCAGCCAGGAGAAGGCCGACAAGGCCAAGGCCCAGCTGACCCGTTCGCTGGACCGCTCGGTGGCCAAGGGCCGGCTCAGCGCCGAGCAGCGCGACGCGACGCTGGACCTGGTCACCCCGAGCGGACAGCTCGCCGACCTGTCCGGCGCCGACCTGGTGCTCGAGGCGGTGGCCGAGGACCTGGCCGTCAAGCGCGAGCTGTTCGCCGCCCTGGACAAGATCTGCAAGCCCGGCGCGGTGCTGGCCACCACCACCTCCAGCCTGCCGGTGATCAGCTGCGCCACCGCGACCTCGCGGCCGCAGGACGTGATCGGCATGCACTTCTTCAACCCGGCGCCGGCCATGAAGCTGGTCGAGGTGGTCTCCACCGTGCTGACCGCGCCCGAGGTCACCTCGACCGTGCTGGAGCTGTGCGGCAAGGTCCGCAAGCACGCGGTGGAGTGCGGCGACCGGGCCGGCTTCATCGTCAACGCGCTGCTCTTCCCCTATCTGAACGACGCGGTGCGGATGCTCGAGGAGCACTACGCGACGGTGGACGACATCGACACCGCGATGAAGCTCGGCTGCGGCTATCCGATGGGCCCGTTCGAACTGCTGGACGTGGTCGGCCTGGACGTCTCGCTGACCATCGAGCGGGTGCTGCACCAGGAGTTCCGCGAGCCCGGCCTGGCGGCGGCGCCGCTGCTCGAGCACCTGGTGGCGGCCGGCTGCCTGGGCCGCAAGACGGGTCGCGGGTTCCGCGACCACGCACGCCGGTGA
- the ccrA gene encoding crotonyl-CoA carboxylase/reductase encodes MKEILDAILSADSTAADFAALKLPESYRAVTLHKDEEQMFAGLDSRDKDPRKSLHLEDVPLPELGPGEALVAVMASAVNYNTVWSSIFEPVSTFGFLERYGRLSPLTKRHDLPYHVVGSDLAGVVLRTGAGVNAWKPGDEVVAHCLSVELESSDGHNDTMMDPEQRIWGFETNFGGLAQLALVKTNQLMPKPAHLTWEEAASPGLVNSTAYRQLVSRNGAGMKQGDNVLIWGASGGLGSYATQYALAGGATPICVVSSDQKAEICRAMGAEAIIDRSAEGYKFWKDENTQDPREWKRLGGRIRELTGGEDVDIVFEHPGRETFGASVYVTRKGGTIVTCASTSGYMHQYDNRYLWMSLKKIVGSHFANYREAWEANRLIAKGKIHPTVSKVYSLDQTGQAALDVHHNKHQGKVGVLCLAPQEGLGVRDHELREKHLPAINRFRDI; translated from the coding sequence ATGAAGGAAATCCTCGACGCGATCCTCAGCGCCGACAGCACGGCCGCGGACTTCGCCGCGCTGAAGCTCCCCGAGTCCTACCGAGCCGTCACGCTCCACAAGGACGAGGAGCAGATGTTCGCCGGGCTGGACAGCCGCGACAAGGACCCCCGCAAGTCCCTCCACCTGGAGGACGTCCCGCTGCCCGAACTGGGCCCGGGCGAGGCCCTGGTGGCCGTGATGGCCAGCGCCGTCAACTACAACACCGTCTGGTCCTCGATCTTCGAGCCGGTCTCCACCTTCGGCTTCCTCGAGCGCTACGGCCGCCTGTCCCCGCTGACCAAGCGGCACGACCTGCCCTACCACGTGGTCGGTTCCGACCTCGCGGGCGTCGTGCTGCGCACCGGCGCCGGCGTCAACGCCTGGAAGCCGGGCGACGAGGTGGTCGCGCACTGCCTCTCGGTCGAGCTGGAGTCCAGTGACGGCCACAACGACACGATGATGGACCCGGAGCAGCGGATCTGGGGCTTCGAGACCAACTTCGGCGGCCTGGCCCAGCTGGCCCTGGTGAAGACCAACCAGCTGATGCCCAAGCCGGCCCACCTCACCTGGGAGGAGGCCGCCTCCCCCGGTCTGGTCAACTCCACCGCCTACCGTCAGCTGGTCTCGCGCAACGGCGCCGGCATGAAGCAGGGCGACAACGTGCTGATCTGGGGCGCCAGCGGCGGCCTCGGCTCCTACGCCACGCAGTACGCGCTGGCCGGTGGCGCCACCCCGATCTGCGTGGTCTCCAGCGACCAGAAGGCCGAGATCTGCCGGGCCATGGGCGCCGAGGCGATCATCGACCGCAGCGCCGAGGGCTACAAGTTCTGGAAGGACGAGAACACCCAGGACCCGCGCGAGTGGAAGCGCCTGGGCGGGCGGATCCGCGAGCTGACCGGCGGCGAGGACGTGGACATCGTCTTCGAGCACCCGGGCCGCGAGACCTTCGGGGCCAGCGTCTACGTCACCCGCAAGGGCGGCACCATCGTCACCTGCGCCTCCACCTCGGGCTACATGCACCAGTACGACAACCGCTACCTGTGGATGTCGCTGAAGAAGATCGTCGGCTCGCACTTCGCCAACTACCGCGAGGCCTGGGAGGCCAACCGGCTGATCGCCAAGGGCAAGATCCACCCGACCGTCTCCAAGGTCTACTCGCTGGACCAGACCGGCCAGGCGGCGCTGGACGTGCACCACAACAAGCACCAGGGCAAGGTCGGCGTGCTCTGCCTGGCGCCGCAGGAGGGCCTGGGCGTGCGGGACCACGAGCTGCGGGAGAAGCACCTGCCGGCGATCAACCGCTTCAGGGACATCTGA